One genomic segment of Helicobacter enhydrae includes these proteins:
- a CDS encoding menaquinone biosynthesis family protein, with translation MNRYIVAHSPDADDLFMYYAIVFGWVNTPFDFQNIALDIQTLNEYALQKRYPITAISFGVYPFIAQDYALLSTGVSFGEGYGPKLIKKKGKILKKHFKVALSGQHTSNALLFRLKYPNAKIIYKNFLDIQKSVLEGEVDAGVLIHEEILNFDPSLEVETHLWDIWLELAQADLPLPLGGMAISRNLPLIKALKCEEILTKAVQIATKYKKLLSSMLLERSLVRVDSQDLETYLNLYANQSSIKLSPIQYQAIDKLFELGYNANIYPQIIQAQDCILPQEYLEFRYN, from the coding sequence ATGAATCGATACATTGTTGCACATAGCCCTGATGCTGATGATTTGTTTATGTATTATGCTATTGTCTTTGGGTGGGTCAATACGCCTTTTGATTTTCAAAACATCGCCCTTGATATTCAAACCCTCAACGAATACGCACTACAGAAGCGATACCCCATCACAGCGATTTCTTTTGGTGTCTATCCTTTCATCGCCCAAGATTATGCACTCCTCTCAACAGGCGTGAGTTTCGGTGAGGGCTATGGTCCAAAGCTCATCAAAAAAAAGGGCAAGATTCTCAAAAAACATTTCAAAGTCGCCCTAAGTGGTCAGCACACAAGCAATGCGTTGCTGTTTAGGCTGAAATACCCAAATGCAAAAATCATCTACAAAAACTTCTTGGATATTCAAAAAAGTGTTTTAGAGGGCGAGGTAGATGCTGGGGTATTAATCCATGAGGAAATTCTAAACTTCGATCCTTCTTTGGAAGTAGAAACACATTTGTGGGATATTTGGCTAGAACTTGCTCAAGCTGATTTGCCACTGCCACTTGGAGGAATGGCGATCTCACGCAATCTCCCACTCATCAAAGCACTCAAATGCGAGGAGATCCTCACAAAAGCTGTGCAAATTGCCACAAAATACAAAAAACTTCTCTCCTCAATGCTTCTAGAGAGATCTCTTGTGCGTGTTGATTCTCAAGACTTAGAAACCTATCTCAACCTATACGCCAACCAATCCTCTATCAAACTAAGCCCCATTCAATATCAAGCGATTGATAAACTCTTTGAGCTAGGATACAATGCCAACATCTACCCCCAAATCATTCAAGCACAAGATTGCATATTGCCACAAGAATATCTAGAGTTTCGTTACAACTAG
- the recA gene encoding recombinase RecA, with protein sequence MAIDEQRKKAIELALKQVDKAFGKGALVRLGDKQVEKIECISTGSLGLDMALGIGGIPKGRIIEIYGPESSGKTTLSLQIIAECQRNGGICAFIDAEHALDVYYAKRLGVDTENLLVSQPDHGEQALEILETLTRSGAVDLVVIDSVAALTPKAEIDGDMGDQHVGLQARLMSHALRKITGVLHKMNATLIFINQIRMKIGMMGYGSPETTTGGNALKFYASVRIDIRRIATLKQNEQQIGNRAKAKVVKNKVAPPFREAEFDIMFGEGISKEGEIIDYGIKLDIIDKSGAWLSYGATKLGQGRENAKVFLKENENISEEIISKIKEQIGVVEEILPLPAEPNEE encoded by the coding sequence ATGGCAATAGATGAACAACGCAAAAAAGCAATCGAGTTGGCACTCAAGCAAGTAGATAAAGCTTTTGGGAAAGGGGCTTTGGTGCGTTTGGGTGATAAACAAGTGGAAAAAATCGAGTGTATTTCTACAGGTTCTTTGGGGCTTGATATGGCTTTGGGGATTGGCGGGATCCCCAAAGGCAGAATCATAGAGATCTATGGTCCAGAGTCAAGTGGTAAAACAACATTGAGTTTGCAGATTATCGCAGAATGCCAAAGAAATGGCGGGATTTGTGCTTTTATCGACGCAGAACACGCACTTGATGTGTATTATGCAAAACGCTTGGGCGTGGATACTGAAAACCTTTTGGTTTCTCAACCTGATCACGGGGAACAGGCGTTGGAGATTTTGGAAACATTGACACGCAGTGGAGCGGTGGATCTTGTCGTGATTGACTCTGTGGCAGCTCTCACGCCCAAAGCTGAAATCGATGGAGATATGGGAGATCAGCATGTCGGTTTGCAAGCAAGGTTAATGAGCCACGCGTTGAGAAAGATCACAGGCGTGTTGCACAAAATGAATGCTACGCTTATTTTTATCAATCAGATTCGAATGAAAATCGGAATGATGGGGTATGGAAGCCCTGAAACCACAACAGGTGGGAATGCTCTCAAGTTTTATGCTAGTGTGAGGATTGATATTAGGCGTATTGCCACACTCAAGCAGAACGAACAGCAAATCGGTAATCGTGCCAAAGCCAAAGTTGTCAAAAACAAAGTCGCCCCTCCTTTTAGAGAGGCGGAGTTTGATATTATGTTTGGCGAGGGGATTAGCAAAGAGGGTGAGATCATCGATTATGGAATCAAGCTTGATATCATTGACAAAAGTGGAGCTTGGCTAAGCTATGGTGCGACCAAGCTTGGGCAAGGAAGAGAAAATGCAAAAGTGTTTTTGAAAGAAAACGAAAACATAAGCGAAGAAATCATTTCAAAAATCAAGGAGCAAATTGGAGTGGTGGAAGAAATACTTCCTTTACCTGCTGAACCAAACGAGGAGTGA